In one uncultured Methanoregula sp. genomic region, the following are encoded:
- a CDS encoding putative dsRNA-binding protein: protein MIRVSGYTLTDLLHEADPDVDAIVGTFISLFNAAYGTPGADRWDITKEDWQRYEFLGDRVLSLIIAQTLFTQRQGVLDEGEMTRILNGVVSNKALDLLSRQHEKKVFTRLIPLAIGEQNTYGEKVTGGAFEAFIGALYCEVGLDDVTYFVNAIMKRALDTCNPHENVIGILQEYYQKENRPLPNYEEISRNGPEHKPLFTVRVTLADGKTFDGSGATLSDARKDAARKALDGICRNA from the coding sequence ATGATACGGGTGTCAGGATATACTCTAACTGATTTACTCCATGAAGCTGATCCTGACGTCGATGCTATCGTTGGAACTTTCATCTCCCTCTTCAATGCCGCGTACGGGACGCCCGGTGCCGATCGCTGGGATATCACCAAGGAAGACTGGCAGCGGTACGAGTTCCTGGGCGATCGCGTCCTCTCGCTGATCATCGCCCAGACGCTCTTTACCCAGCGCCAGGGGGTGCTCGATGAGGGTGAGATGACGCGGATACTCAACGGGGTGGTCTCCAACAAGGCCCTGGACCTGTTATCCCGGCAGCATGAGAAGAAAGTTTTTACCCGGCTTATCCCTCTTGCCATCGGTGAGCAGAACACCTATGGCGAGAAGGTCACCGGCGGGGCGTTTGAGGCATTTATCGGGGCCCTCTATTGCGAAGTGGGGCTTGATGACGTTACTTACTTTGTCAATGCCATCATGAAGAGGGCACTCGACACCTGCAATCCCCACGAGAACGTGATCGGAATCCTGCAGGAATATTACCAGAAGGAAAACCGGCCCCTCCCTAATTATGAAGAGATATCCCGGAACGGGCCTGAGCACAAACCGCTTTTTACGGTCAGGGTCACTCTCGCGGACGGGAAGACCTTTGACGGATCAGGGGCCACTCTTTCCGATGCTCGGAAGGATGCTGCCCGGAAGGCCCTGGACGGGATCTGCCGGAACGCGTGA
- a CDS encoding DUF5591 domain-containing protein → MTDKKDTPGNGEKLPILTDPPFYLPEFEKSYRYIIDDYEIEPRDIAIFMPCAVRKPYSTSPSHQIIRMIISQVFDPSRYHIVIFGTCGIVPAELEEMYPYAHYKYMLGKCRDEKIKEDFIRIETERVAEYLIKTKSVYRYRVAYCIGLFREALVRGSEKAKVPLDLLLPTHDLINQVIEEDDCQFQEGSLSMEKYRAEFCDGLIRFRNEHFGKEKK, encoded by the coding sequence ATGACTGATAAAAAAGACACCCCCGGCAATGGAGAAAAACTGCCAATCCTCACCGATCCGCCGTTTTACCTTCCGGAGTTCGAGAAATCGTACCGGTATATCATCGACGATTACGAGATCGAACCCCGCGATATCGCCATATTCATGCCCTGTGCGGTCAGGAAACCCTACTCAACCAGCCCCAGCCACCAGATCATACGGATGATCATCTCCCAGGTCTTCGACCCGTCCCGGTACCACATCGTGATCTTCGGCACCTGCGGTATTGTCCCTGCCGAACTTGAAGAGATGTACCCGTATGCACATTACAAGTACATGCTCGGGAAGTGCAGGGATGAGAAGATCAAGGAGGATTTTATCCGCATCGAGACTGAGCGGGTGGCGGAATATCTCATAAAAACAAAGTCCGTTTACAGGTACCGGGTAGCGTACTGTATCGGCCTTTTCAGGGAAGCCCTGGTCCGGGGATCCGAGAAGGCCAAAGTGCCCCTCGATCTCCTCCTCCCGACGCACGACCTTATCAACCAAGTCATCGAGGAGGATGACTGCCAGTTCCAGGAAGGAAGCCTCTCCATGGAGAAGTACCGTGCAGAGTTCTGCGACGGGCTCATAAGGTTCCGGAACGAGCATTTCGGGAAAGAGAAAAAGTGA
- a CDS encoding GyrI-like domain-containing protein, which yields MENIRYTIRKVPERTVVGLSRRTCNADGRSIDDIPACWTEFFAQNAAAKIKNRAVPPAMYVVYSDYASDWRGEYSFLLGCGVTRAPSVPEGMEVRRIPAQTYAVFNAKGRMPDEVLGVWSTVWLSALPRTYTYDFEVYDKRFARPLNKEVDIYVAIDKEKLEQEP from the coding sequence ATGGAGAATATCCGGTATACCATACGGAAAGTCCCTGAACGAACAGTCGTCGGACTCTCCCGGAGAACCTGCAATGCCGATGGCAGGAGCATCGATGATATCCCCGCCTGCTGGACGGAATTTTTCGCACAGAACGCAGCGGCAAAAATAAAGAACCGGGCAGTTCCCCCGGCCATGTACGTTGTCTATTCCGATTATGCGAGCGACTGGCGGGGCGAATACTCGTTCCTGCTCGGCTGCGGGGTGACAAGGGCTCCATCGGTCCCCGAAGGAATGGAAGTCAGGCGCATTCCGGCGCAGACCTATGCGGTCTTCAATGCCAAAGGCAGGATGCCGGATGAAGTGCTTGGAGTCTGGAGCACGGTCTGGCTCTCAGCCCTTCCCCGGACATATACGTACGATTTCGAGGTTTATGACAAGCGGTTCGCCCGGCCTTTGAACAAGGAAGTCGACATATACGTTGCAATCGACAAAGAAAAACTGGAACAGGAGCCCTGA
- the cofE gene encoding coenzyme F420-0:L-glutamate ligase produces MNSTFEVFGLSTGIIRSGDSIAERVVAAAGDVCNGFEEEDILVLAETAVATAEGNVVDLSFVTPSKRAAELAEQYHMDPRTAEVVLRESDSVVGGIPGFLLCMKNGTLLPNAGVDASNAPPGCVTPLPANPDKSASAIKDMIKDLTGKNIGVIIADSRTHAMRLGCSGVAIGAAGITAVIDDRGRCDLFGRKLEVTKRAVADNIASAAELVMGEADECTPAAIVRGIGLSIGDHVGIETIDATDCLFMGAFRNSRTEW; encoded by the coding sequence ATGAACAGCACGTTCGAGGTCTTCGGGCTCTCGACGGGAATTATTCGCAGCGGCGATTCCATTGCAGAACGGGTCGTAGCAGCCGCAGGAGACGTGTGCAATGGTTTTGAGGAGGAGGATATTCTTGTACTTGCAGAGACCGCCGTGGCAACCGCGGAAGGAAACGTGGTTGACCTCTCCTTCGTCACCCCATCAAAGCGTGCCGCCGAGCTGGCGGAACAATACCACATGGATCCCCGGACTGCAGAAGTAGTTCTCCGGGAGAGCGATTCTGTGGTCGGGGGTATTCCCGGTTTCCTTCTCTGCATGAAGAACGGGACACTCCTGCCCAATGCCGGCGTTGACGCATCGAATGCACCACCGGGCTGCGTAACCCCATTGCCGGCAAACCCGGACAAGAGCGCTTCTGCCATCAAGGATATGATAAAGGATCTGACGGGAAAGAACATCGGGGTCATCATCGCCGACAGCCGCACCCATGCCATGCGCCTTGGCTGCAGCGGGGTTGCCATCGGGGCAGCCGGGATCACTGCCGTGATCGATGACCGCGGCCGGTGCGATCTTTTCGGAAGGAAACTGGAAGTAACAAAACGGGCAGTGGCAGACAACATCGCTTCTGCTGCAGAACTCGTGATGGGCGAAGCGGATGAGTGTACACCCGCAGCAATCGTCCGGGGGATCGGGCTCTCCATCGGGGATCATGTTGGTATCGAGACGATCGATGCCACCGACTGCCTGTTCATGGGCGCGTTCCGGAACAGCCGGACCGAGTGGTAA
- the folP gene encoding dihydropteroate synthase: protein MRQCVVNKLLIGGEAPPRVMGVINCSPESFYNDSFIPTNEIHKKAVEMTEQGADMIDVGARSTAPNAQAISGTTEGERIDAALKELEGTGITISVDTMNPWVLDVCLKHEIHAVNDISGFSSQAYVRRVAEAGLPAFLMASNYQPGDAAGVEETEQALSAVVSRCREAGIDNFVLDPAIGLWTPFRSFDDNWDLCRNFDRFKTFDRPLLAAISRKSFIGSVVNREPEERLAGSLAVTFELLRKGASIVRTHDVPQTLDTIRVFRRMEMR from the coding sequence ATGCGACAATGTGTGGTGAACAAGCTCCTCATCGGCGGAGAAGCCCCGCCCCGAGTCATGGGCGTCATCAACTGCAGCCCGGAATCGTTCTATAACGATTCGTTCATCCCGACAAACGAGATCCATAAGAAAGCCGTTGAGATGACAGAGCAGGGTGCGGACATGATCGATGTCGGTGCACGCAGTACTGCCCCCAATGCCCAGGCGATCAGTGGAACGACCGAAGGCGAGCGGATCGATGCCGCGCTGAAAGAACTCGAGGGGACCGGTATTACTATCTCCGTGGACACCATGAACCCGTGGGTTCTGGATGTCTGCTTAAAGCACGAGATCCACGCGGTCAACGATATCTCGGGATTCTCGTCGCAGGCCTACGTCCGCCGTGTGGCAGAGGCAGGTCTTCCCGCATTTCTCATGGCCTCGAATTACCAGCCGGGCGATGCCGCAGGAGTGGAAGAGACAGAGCAGGCGCTATCAGCGGTTGTCAGCCGGTGCAGGGAGGCAGGAATCGACAACTTTGTCCTTGATCCGGCGATTGGTCTCTGGACGCCCTTCCGTTCATTTGACGATAACTGGGATCTCTGCCGCAATTTTGACCGCTTTAAAACGTTTGACCGCCCGCTCCTTGCTGCGATCTCGCGGAAGAGCTTCATCGGCAGCGTGGTAAACCGGGAGCCGGAGGAACGGCTTGCCGGGAGCCTTGCTGTGACGTTCGAGCTCCTCAGAAAAGGCGCATCCATTGTCCGTACACACGACGTCCCGCAGACACTTGACACGATCCGGGTATTCAGGCGCATGGAGATGAGATGA
- the cofC gene encoding 2-phospho-L-lactate guanylyltransferase — protein MCPPALIPYKPKNPKTRLSAILSQEEREQFALAMLSDVKEAVKDAMCSPVLVCSELFDSEDVQVTITDTDLNGTLNGILPESVAETLIIMADLPLANTESIRRVLSTKMDMAIVPGRGGGTNVIFVKEPKRFHVDYYGASFMKHMKIAEDAGLSCEVIDSFRLHTDIDEEEDLVELLIHGSGKSRTYLEELGFSLAAENGRVGVVRKR, from the coding sequence ATGTGTCCTCCAGCACTCATTCCCTATAAACCAAAAAACCCCAAGACCCGCCTTTCCGCGATACTCAGTCAGGAGGAACGGGAGCAGTTTGCCCTGGCCATGCTCTCGGACGTTAAAGAAGCAGTAAAAGATGCTATGTGCAGCCCGGTGCTGGTCTGCTCGGAGCTCTTCGACAGCGAGGATGTCCAGGTCACTATCACCGATACCGACCTGAACGGGACCCTCAATGGGATCCTCCCCGAGTCTGTTGCAGAGACCCTCATCATCATGGCTGACCTGCCGCTTGCCAATACCGAGTCCATCCGCCGGGTCCTCTCGACGAAGATGGATATGGCCATCGTTCCCGGACGGGGCGGCGGAACGAACGTGATCTTCGTCAAGGAGCCAAAGCGCTTCCATGTCGACTATTATGGTGCCAGTTTCATGAAACACATGAAGATCGCGGAGGACGCGGGCCTCTCCTGCGAGGTCATCGATTCGTTCCGGCTCCACACGGACATCGATGAAGAGGAGGATCTCGTTGAACTCCTGATCCACGGGTCAGGAAAGAGCAGGACTTACCTGGAGGAGCTTGGCTTCTCCCTTGCTGCTGAGAACGGCAGGGTCGGGGTAGTCCGGAAGCGATAG
- the folD gene encoding bifunctional methylenetetrahydrofolate dehydrogenase/methenyltetrahydrofolate cyclohydrolase FolD produces MSTILDGKKISEMRLEILKEGIEDSGLYPRLATVIVGSDPASQMYVRMKHRACERVGIGSVGIELPADTTTQGVLDSVNRLNRDSDIDGILVQLPLPKGIDAERVIAEVSPEKDVDGFHPENLGLLFSGRPNFTPCTPTGIMTILAEYKIPVAGARAVVVGRSIDVGRPMSALLTNADATVTVCHSKTKNLAEELRRADILVSAIGRAHFITPDMVKPGAVVIDVGINQLNGRLTGDVDFDAVKDIASAITPVPGGVGPMTIATLMENTFRAAKVKSCDNVW; encoded by the coding sequence ATGAGCACCATCCTCGACGGAAAAAAAATCTCGGAGATGCGCCTTGAGATCCTCAAAGAGGGAATCGAGGACTCCGGCCTCTATCCCCGCCTTGCCACGGTCATTGTGGGCAGCGATCCTGCATCGCAGATGTACGTGCGGATGAAGCACCGGGCATGCGAGCGGGTGGGAATTGGTTCCGTCGGGATAGAACTTCCGGCTGATACAACGACACAAGGGGTCCTTGATTCGGTGAACCGGCTGAACCGGGATTCTGATATCGACGGCATCCTCGTCCAGCTCCCGCTCCCGAAGGGCATTGATGCCGAGCGGGTGATAGCCGAGGTAAGCCCCGAAAAAGATGTGGACGGGTTCCACCCGGAAAACCTCGGGCTCCTCTTCTCGGGACGGCCCAACTTCACTCCCTGCACCCCCACAGGGATCATGACCATCCTTGCAGAATATAAGATCCCGGTTGCCGGTGCCCGGGCAGTTGTCGTTGGCCGCAGTATCGATGTCGGGCGCCCGATGTCAGCGCTTCTCACCAATGCCGATGCAACCGTCACGGTCTGCCACAGTAAGACAAAGAACCTGGCAGAAGAGCTCAGGCGGGCGGACATTCTCGTCTCAGCTATCGGCAGGGCGCATTTCATAACACCTGATATGGTGAAGCCCGGCGCGGTTGTTATCGATGTCGGTATCAACCAGCTGAACGGCAGGCTCACAGGAGACGTGGACTTTGACGCGGTAAAGGATATCGCGTCTGCCATCACTCCCGTCCCCGGGGGTGTCGGCCCGATGACAATCGCGACTCTGATGGAGAACACGTTCCGTGCGGCAAAGGTGAAGTCATGCGACAATGTGTGGTGA
- a CDS encoding transglutaminase family protein, producing the protein MKGPKIPEIIGRCRSQRPAGTLRVLVIPILLIVLLLSCAGCIHTGGPGTGAPVSRSSGADTSRYFLYQNIVNTSAGSMTGPDRNGTSSEDRKATVIRDAIDSRDPVTRDFAVSLIQKPHGGPFNLAQICDLWEAVYSRWTYVDDPNSGDYYSPASHTIALGLKGDCDDFAIVVAAMIESVGGDARVIYASNGTAGHAYPEVYIGTTKEEFEAAAAYIRQRYRIADVGCHITNGPAGPRYWLNLDWWSRYPGGRFFADDGVRIAYYPDGHWERVEA; encoded by the coding sequence ATGAAGGGTCCAAAAATCCCGGAGATCATCGGCCGTTGCCGGTCCCAACGGCCCGCCGGGACGCTCAGGGTTCTCGTTATTCCCATTCTCCTCATCGTTCTCCTTCTCTCCTGCGCCGGTTGTATCCATACCGGCGGACCCGGAACCGGAGCACCAGTCAGCCGGTCTTCCGGTGCAGATACTTCCCGTTATTTCCTGTACCAGAACATCGTCAATACCTCAGCGGGGAGTATGACCGGCCCGGACAGGAACGGCACTTCATCAGAAGACCGGAAAGCCACAGTCATCCGTGATGCCATAGACTCGCGGGACCCGGTCACCCGGGATTTTGCCGTCTCGCTCATCCAGAAGCCCCATGGCGGGCCGTTCAACCTCGCCCAGATCTGCGACCTCTGGGAAGCGGTGTACTCCCGCTGGACCTACGTGGATGATCCGAACAGCGGCGACTATTATTCCCCTGCCAGCCATACCATTGCTCTCGGGCTCAAAGGCGACTGCGATGACTTCGCCATCGTGGTTGCCGCCATGATAGAATCGGTTGGCGGGGATGCCCGCGTCATATATGCTTCGAACGGCACCGCCGGCCATGCCTACCCGGAAGTGTATATCGGGACAACAAAGGAAGAGTTCGAGGCTGCCGCAGCATATATCCGGCAGCGTTACAGGATCGCGGACGTGGGCTGTCATATCACCAACGGCCCGGCTGGTCCCCGCTACTGGCTCAACCTTGACTGGTGGAGCCGGTATCCCGGCGGGAGATTTTTTGCCGATGACGGCGTCCGTATCGCATATTACCCGGATGGTCACTGGGAGCGAGTGGAGGCATGA
- a CDS encoding 4Fe-4S binding protein gives MIDQGMNRQQIRTAILFLSFLMMSVTFVYISPLVMMMGLLQGVIAAAFIFWISVFLLTFIFGRAFCGYLCPMGAEQEILDKAVKTKLRRVPYLRYLKYLLAVIWVGGAIVLTAGAGVLAVNPLFGLGNGLPPWNAGAYLFLYGMTLGVFVLVLIFGRRGMCNYFCPMSVVFMAITRIRNRIRIPSLHLAAEPDDCIKCKKCESACPMSLPVQEMAGNNEFQNPECIICGSCADVCPKNVIRFAWSWK, from the coding sequence GTGATAGATCAGGGTATGAACCGCCAGCAGATCCGCACCGCCATCCTCTTCCTCTCGTTTCTCATGATGTCGGTGACGTTTGTTTACATCTCTCCGCTCGTGATGATGATGGGTCTCTTACAGGGGGTCATCGCCGCCGCGTTCATCTTCTGGATATCCGTGTTCCTCCTTACGTTCATCTTCGGCAGGGCATTCTGCGGATATCTCTGCCCGATGGGTGCCGAGCAGGAGATCTTAGATAAAGCGGTTAAGACAAAACTGCGGAGGGTCCCGTACCTGCGGTACCTGAAGTACCTCCTCGCCGTCATCTGGGTTGGCGGGGCAATTGTCCTTACCGCAGGAGCAGGAGTCCTTGCAGTGAATCCGCTCTTCGGTCTCGGGAACGGCCTGCCCCCATGGAACGCAGGAGCATACCTCTTCCTGTACGGGATGACCCTTGGCGTCTTCGTGCTCGTTCTCATCTTCGGGCGCAGGGGGATGTGCAATTACTTCTGTCCCATGTCCGTGGTTTTCATGGCCATTACCCGGATCAGGAACCGGATAAGGATCCCGTCGCTCCATCTTGCAGCTGAACCGGATGATTGCATTAAGTGTAAAAAATGCGAAAGCGCCTGTCCGATGAGCCTGCCCGTCCAGGAGATGGCAGGGAACAATGAGTTCCAGAATCCGGAATGTATTATCTGCGGGAGCTGTGCAGATGTCTGCCCTAAGAACGTTATCCGGTTCGCGTGGTCATGGAAATAA
- the glyA gene encoding serine hydroxymethyltransferase, whose product MSYLSKTDPAIADIIEKERLRQVNGLELIASENVVSRAVLEAMGSIMTNKYAEGYPGKRYYGGCEFHDMAENLARDRLKQLFGAEHANVQPHSGTQANMAVYFAYMKLGEKILSMKLNQGGHLSHGSPVSFTGKFYQVAQYGLDPKTEMLDYGAVEEMAKKEKPQIIVCGASAYPRTIDFKAFQEIADGVGAYCMADIAHIAGLVATGLHPTSVGVVNFTTTTTHKTLRGPRGGAIMCNADLGVAIDKAVFPGMQGGPLMHTITAKAVCFEEALKPSFKEYNKQIIRNAKVLSETLMANGLRLVSGGTDNHLMLLDLTDQGITGLEAETALGKAGITVNKNTIPNETKSPFVTSGLRVGTPAVTSRGMKESEMRLIGTWIAQVVKDVKNEAVIKDVHAKVEALSCKFTLYPE is encoded by the coding sequence ATGTCATATCTGTCAAAAACCGATCCAGCAATTGCAGATATTATCGAGAAAGAGAGGCTCCGCCAGGTCAATGGCCTGGAGCTGATCGCATCCGAGAATGTCGTCTCCCGTGCAGTACTCGAAGCCATGGGATCGATCATGACCAACAAATATGCCGAGGGTTACCCCGGCAAGCGGTACTATGGCGGATGCGAGTTCCACGATATGGCCGAGAACCTCGCCCGCGACCGGCTCAAGCAGCTCTTCGGGGCAGAGCATGCAAACGTCCAGCCTCATTCAGGCACCCAGGCAAACATGGCGGTCTATTTTGCGTACATGAAACTGGGAGAGAAGATCCTGAGCATGAAGCTCAACCAGGGGGGTCACCTGTCCCACGGCTCGCCGGTCAGTTTCACCGGGAAGTTCTACCAGGTGGCACAATACGGCCTCGACCCCAAGACCGAGATGCTTGATTATGGTGCAGTCGAGGAGATGGCAAAGAAAGAGAAGCCGCAGATCATCGTCTGCGGTGCGTCGGCATACCCCCGCACTATCGACTTCAAGGCATTCCAGGAGATTGCTGACGGCGTCGGTGCATATTGTATGGCGGATATCGCTCATATCGCGGGCCTTGTCGCCACCGGCCTCCACCCGACCTCTGTTGGCGTGGTCAACTTCACCACCACCACCACCCACAAGACCCTCCGCGGCCCCCGCGGTGGCGCTATCATGTGCAACGCTGACCTTGGCGTTGCCATCGACAAGGCAGTCTTCCCGGGCATGCAGGGCGGCCCCCTGATGCACACGATCACCGCCAAGGCCGTCTGTTTCGAGGAAGCCCTCAAGCCCTCGTTCAAAGAATACAATAAACAGATCATCAGGAACGCAAAGGTGCTCTCAGAGACCCTGATGGCAAACGGCCTCCGGCTCGTCTCGGGCGGCACGGACAACCACCTCATGCTCCTCGACCTCACGGACCAGGGCATCACCGGCCTTGAGGCAGAGACCGCGCTCGGCAAAGCCGGCATTACCGTGAACAAAAACACCATCCCGAACGAGACCAAGAGCCCGTTCGTGACAAGCGGCCTGCGTGTCGGCACCCCTGCCGTCACTTCCCGCGGCATGAAAGAGAGCGAGATGCGCCTGATCGGTACCTGGATAGCACAGGTTGTCAAGGACGTAAAGAATGAAGCGGTAATCAAAGACGTGCACGCGAAGGTAGAAGCCCTTTCATGCAAATTCACCCTCTACCCCGAATAA